The Arvicanthis niloticus isolate mArvNil1 chromosome 9, mArvNil1.pat.X, whole genome shotgun sequence genomic interval TATGTGGGCCTGCCCATTGCTCCCACAGTGTTGGTGCCATCCTGAAAGGCTGCAGGTTCTTGCTGAGTGTATGGTGTAGTTTTGTGTTAACCATAACATGCCCAGTATGTGGCAGTTGCTTGGTTGGTATAGGATGTGCTTTCCTTAGTCCTGAGATGGAAATAGCAAACAGCTCTGCGACAAAGGGAGGAAGAACGGGAGCCTGTGTGTTCAGACTTTCTACCTGCTCCCAGCAGGTAAAGGAGATGCTGCCATAATGATGACTGGTAAGATCGTGCCATAATGATGACTATGGTAAAGCCAATGGCAATCATGGCTAAGTGGTCATTTTCAGATGAGGAGAGGTGAAGTAACTCAGCCAAGTACATACAACACAGCAAATAAATTGAGGTGGTTAGCTATGAACCCTGAATGTGGGCAATGCCTTGGTGGGCATTGAGAAGTACTGCTGGGTGAAGCCTGCAGCACTGTCCTCCATATTGATGACCGAACACCTGCACACTTCCTGGGGCAAGGCCAAGTAGAGTGATGGACTAGGGGAAGGAGACTAAGAACTCAGATGCAGAACTGAATCAGGGAGCAACAGGTCTTGAGATCTCTGGCCCTTGGAGACAGTGAGGGTATCTGCTCTGCCTTTATGTCCAGAGAGGCTTCTAAGTTCCCAGGAGTCTGAACTTTGATGTGGACGCTGCTTGTTTCCATGACCAGCCATGCTCTCTGGAGGCTCATCCTCCTGGCTTGGGTTACCCAGAGTTGGAAAGTGCCACATCAGGTCATGGATAAGAATAGAAACCTACAGACCAGGCACATGCTTTGCTACTGGGTTCTGGCAGGTATCACAGTACACGGTCACCCCATGTAGGCCACTGCTTCTCCACAGTCTGGGAATGGGTGAAGGGCAAGTCTGTTTTTCCCAGGAAGTCTTCTTGGAAGGAaactgaagacacacacacacacacacacacacacacacacacatacataccttatTTTCAGGTGATAATGCTAGGATCGATTAGACAGTTGAGGCTTCAAATCATAGTAATACAGATAGAAGAAGGGCACTCAAGAGGTGGGTTTTACTTACCACTTGGCCTGACCTAAGCAACAAGCAATGGTGGCTCCAAAAGTGTTTCTAATTACTCAGCATTCAGCACGAGCCTAGCTTGACCTTGATGATATATTTCTGCATTTGTTGTCATAACACTGTGCATATGGGGGCTGCCCTGTGATAGTATGAggctgtgtgtgcacacccatgtGTGTGCTGTCTCTGAAGGGCAGTGTGAGGTTAAAGTTAGTTCTGGTGTCTTTTTCTTCATTAGTACCGGGTATGCGGGAATAGCCTTGGAGAGCAAGCTGTAGAGCAGGCAAGATGTGGAACAACTGACTTCTTTGGGACCATGTCTTGTGTGAGATGTAGCAGTGCCAGGCACCTGGAACCCCAGACACATCCTGTTTGTGGGGTGATGTACCCTGATATAGGCTTCAGCACCCTGTGTGTTGAATGTGAGAACGAGGCAGGCCTCAGTCTATGGCCaggaacttgggttctctgacCTTGATGTGCCCTGTTTCCACAGAGGGAATGCATATCGGTCCATGTGGGTCAAGCCGGAGTTCAGATTGGCAATGCCTGCTGGGAGCTCTTCTGCTTGGAGCATGGCATCCAGGCAGATGGGACCTTTGGCACTCAGGCCAGCAAGATCAACGATGACGACTCCTTTACCACCTTTTTCAGTGAGACTGGCAACGGAAAGCATGTGCCCCGGGCTGTCATGGTGGACCTGGAACCTACTGTAGTAGGTGAGAACTGCCCAAGAGCTCTCTGCTGGAAACAGCAAAGTGCAGAGCCTTTGGCTTCTGAGAGCGAGATGAGCTGAGAGGTATGAGTGAGCCAACTCATCCTCCATGTGACCTCTTTTAGCTCCTTGGGGagctagggttagggttaggggtcaAAAGTGTCTCTGCTGACTTGTGTAGAACAAAGTGCTCCTTAAGCCTGCTGAGACAGACAGAAATGACCAACGACATTGTTACTGATAGCAGGGAGCTTAAAACACAAACAGTTTTAGAAACAATTAGAAACCTCGCAAACAGCCCATTTCCTAAAGTATAGGTTTCTGATtctgtgagctgccatctggCCTCATGGGTATGGGTGGAACTGCAGCACTTTAtgtcacagaaaaacacacagatGGATTCCGGCTTTCTCAGGACAGGGTTCCCCATGCTCTCTGGAGAATCCAGATCcaggtggaggaaggagaagagaatggCTTTGGTGTTTGAAGAGTGGTACCTGCTCTTTCATGTCTCCTCCACTTTAGCTTGGCTCAGGGCCCCAGGTGTGGCTAGTATTCTTATTACCCAGGATCCCTTAGTCATTTACAGACTTGTTCTAGGGTAAGCTAGCCTCACTTCAGGGGTGTCTCAGACTCAGAGGAGAGGGATAGAATGTCTCTCCTGGAATGAGGATCTGAGTGTTATGTCTCTTTGACAGATGAGGTGCGGGCAGGAACCTACCGCCAGCTCTTCCATCCTGAGCAGCTGATCACAGGCAAGGAGGATGCAGCTAACAATTATGCCCGTGGACACTATACAGTGGGCAAGGAGAGTATCGATCTGGTGTTGGACCGAATCCGTAAACTGGTAAGCTTGGTGGGGCAGGGCGGAGCAAGTCTAGTCAGGCATGGTCTCAGGTGAGATGACAGATTGAGATATCATCATCTGGCTGACTTCTAGAGCTAATCAGTCctggagatttttattttttttatttttttaaattggtgctgaggttcaaatccagggcctcatcATGTCAGGAACATGTTTGTACTGCTGGCTGTCCTCCTAGTCCTCTGTTCATGTCTCAGAAGGAACATTCACAGGGACAGTATATCTCCCAGGCCTGGGTATCCTAGCCTGCCCTATGGCCTGATTTGTTTCTAGTCTATGGTAGTATCCTGGGAAGATTTCAGCCGTATGCGAGGTTGAAGTTAGAAACATAAGTGAGTAAAGCTTTAGtttgaaagaagagaggaagagatgtgAGTACTTGTATTCAAGTACTTACATATATGTTATAAGTTCCAATTACATACTTTGATTTATTCTCTAACACAAGGGAGATCTTTCCTTTGTAATCGATGGATACAGGAGTTGAGGGCTGGAGCGGCTTGGTGTCTTGACTTGGGTCACGCGGTAGAGACTGCAGAGTTAGGATCTGAATAGGTTGGCTTGACTACAAAGCAGAAGCCATGCTGGGGGTTACATCAGTGTGTGTTTTAAAGCACTCATTTCTGTGTGTTGGGAAGAACATCTTGGCAGACTTATGGTGCCCAAAAGTTTAGAACCATTGGGTTGAATGATCATAGCTCACAGTCTTTGGGGAAAATTCTGTGAGTCTATGAATTCTCTTAGTTCTTCCTGGAGTCAACACTGAGTGCTTACTACACAACGGGTGCTTGCTGGGAGCGTGGTGTGATCTCATTAACCATCACGGAACCCTCCAAGATGAGGATGTAGCTAAAGGGGAGTGGGCCTTTGGGAAGGTTAATAAGGGGCTGAATTGTTTACAAGTTGAGAATTCATGGATGCGTTGGTTGTCTTGGTGTGGTCATCCCATGATGTTCACAAAAGCCACAGCATCCCACTGCAGCCCATAAATACACACGGCTGTGACTTGCCAACctgaaaacactttttttttaaatcttgaaaaatcttaaaagaaaaaaaaaaaaccccagaaaacaaaaaacaaaaccgtAGCTGCATTTACATTTCCAAGACCAGTACCCTGAGCCCTTTCCAAGGTTGAGATGTACAGATTGACATCCATGCTCATAAAATCATATGACAAGGACAGGGTATCAGGCAAGGTTTGAGCTCTCGGAAGGCAAGGTCACTGCTGTGGCAACTCTGAGACTTCCTACTCCTGGTTCAGCCAGCTGGGAGGCCAAGCCTtaggtacatatgcatgtgtggtcTGTCAGTTTGGGCATTAACCACTTCTCCCAAGATcaaaacattttgtgtgtgtgtgtgtgtgtgtgtctgtgtgttttattttccctACAGGCTATTATGATTTCTATGGTATAAAAATACTGAGGATGGGATTATAGCAtggatttttttccattaagggtgtgtgtgtgtgtgtgtgtgtgtgtgtgtgtgtgtgtccccaggaCTCTTCCTAATTTCTCCTTGTTTCTGGCTCTCTCCAGACTGATGCCTGCTCCGGCTTGCAGGGCTTCCTAATCTTCCACAGCTTTGGTGGCGGCACAGGCTCTGGCTTCACTTCTCTGCTGATGGAGCGTCTTTCCCTTGATTATGGCAAGAAGTCCAAGCTAGAGTTTGCCATCTACCCAGCACCCCAGGTCTCCACAGCAGTGGTGGAACCTTACAACTCCATCCTGACCACCCACACCACCCTGGAACACTCTGACTGTGCTTTCATGGTGGATAATGAAGCCATCTACGACATCTGCCGCAGGAACCTGGATATTGAGCGCCCCACCTACACCAACCTCAACCGCCTCATCAGCCAGATTGTGTCCTCGATCACTGCCTCTCTCCGTTTTGATGGAGCCCTCAATGTGGACCTCACAGAATTCCAGACCAACCTGGTACCCTACCCCCGAATCCACTTCCCACTGGTCACTTATGCCCCCATCATTTCTGCCGAGAAAGCCTACCATGAGCAGCTGTCTGTGGCAGAGATAACTAGCTCTTGCTTCGAGCCCAACAGCCAGATGGTGAAGTGTGACCCACGTCATGGCAAATACATGGCCTGCTGTATGCTCTACCGTGGTGATGTGGTACCCAAGGACGTGAATGTCGCCATTGCTGCCA includes:
- the Tuba8 gene encoding tubulin alpha-8 chain — its product is MRECISVHVGQAGVQIGNACWELFCLEHGIQADGTFGTQASKINDDDSFTTFFSETGNGKHVPRAVMVDLEPTVVDEVRAGTYRQLFHPEQLITGKEDAANNYARGHYTVGKESIDLVLDRIRKLTDACSGLQGFLIFHSFGGGTGSGFTSLLMERLSLDYGKKSKLEFAIYPAPQVSTAVVEPYNSILTTHTTLEHSDCAFMVDNEAIYDICRRNLDIERPTYTNLNRLISQIVSSITASLRFDGALNVDLTEFQTNLVPYPRIHFPLVTYAPIISAEKAYHEQLSVAEITSSCFEPNSQMVKCDPRHGKYMACCMLYRGDVVPKDVNVAIAAIKTKRTIQFVDWCPTGFKVGINYQPPTVVPGGDLAKVQRAVCMLSNTTAIAEAWARLDHKFDLMYAKRAFVHWYVGEGMEEGEFSEAREDLAALEKDYEEVGTDSFEEENEGEEF